A single Lactuca sativa cultivar Salinas chromosome 8, Lsat_Salinas_v11, whole genome shotgun sequence DNA region contains:
- the LOC111903477 gene encoding uncharacterized protein LOC111903477 encodes MEKAEEKQKDAKKVKKLKDIMESSYGSAPTTTSAPSTTSKMRKNASGARTDPGWKHGLDMHDRKVKCKFCNSVCSGGIFRFKHHLARTRNNVAPCDKVPENVRLEFCRLLEENDMVTKKKRGAFSTSEDDEVYERQARGSNLENNVTKKGKVQSTMNSIFKKEERERVCQQIARFFYTSAIPFNCVKNPEFRKMIEMIGEFGRGLNPPSYHEIRVTMLKKEVDYTKSLMEDYKKEWKKTGCTLMSDGWSDRKNRSICNFLVNSPRGTIFLASIDTSDIIKTKEKVFAMLDDFVEKIGEENVVQVVTDNAANYKAAGEMLMQKRKKLFWTPCAAHCIDLMLEDFEKKIEEHKVTITKGRKITSFIYNRSRLICLLKEFTKGKELLRPGATRFATSYLTLGRLFELKSALISFFASEKWLSTNYASTDTGKDVEDIVMDTAGFWSSVITCLRAAKPLMKVLRLVDSDSKPAMGFIYQAMVNAKKEIKANFKDIQTRYVPIYDIIDDRWYNQMNRAQHVAGYYLNPQMQYSDDFENNGWIKSGLYMCLERICGADENLAKTIDCQFDQFTNARGHFGLNVAKLTRKEKSPVDWWDSYGDDTPELKNFAMRILSLTCSSSGCERNWSAFEMVHSKRRNRLQQQKMNDLVYVMYNLKLNGRDENKGKGHDGLETLNLDDVSSDDEWITEEPSSIHDVNDDDDFLERAIRDQLCAGDRRDLGEDILDLEEEDDLDAQFVMLD; translated from the exons acATCATGGAGAGTAGTTATGGATCAGCTCCAACAACTACTTCTGCACCTTCAACAACTAGTAAAATGAGAAAAAATGCTAGTGGGGCCAGAACTGATCCTGGTTGGAAGCATGGTTTAGATATGCATGATCGGAAAGTCAAGTGTAAATTTTGTAACTCTGTATGCTCTGGTGGGATTTTCAGATTCAAACATCACTTAGCTCGCACACGTAATAATGTCGCGCCTTGTGATAAAGTTCCCGAAAATGTTAGGCTCGAATTTTGTCGGTTATTAGAAGAGAATGATATGGTAACAAAGAAAAAGAGAGGTGCCTTTTCAACCAGTGAAGATGATGAGGTCTATGAGAGGCAAGCTAGAGGAAGTAACTTGGAAAACAATGTAACGAAAAAAGGAAAGGTTCAAAGCACAATGAATTCTATTTTCAAGAAGGAAGAACGTGAAAGAGTTTGCCAACAAATTGCAAGGTTTTTCTACACAAGTGCCATCCCTTTTAACTGTGTAAAAAATCCCGAGTTTCGAAAAATGATTGAAATGATTGGTGAATTTGGGAGAGGCCTTAATCCTCCTTCTTACCATGAAATACGAGTCACAATGTTGAAAAAGGAAGTTGATTACACCAAATCATTAATGGAAGATTACAAAAAGGAGTGGAAGAAGACCGGTTGCACACTTATGAGTGATGGATGGAGTGATCGAAAAAACCGGTCAATATGTAATTTTCTTGTAAATAGTCCTAGAGGAACTATATTTTTAGCATCAATCGACACATCTGACATTATCAAGACGAAGGAGAAAGTATTTGCAATGTTAGATGACTTTGTTGAAAAAATAGGTGAAGAAAATGTGGTTCAGGTGGTCACGGATAATGCTGCTAACTATAAGGCTGCTGGGGAGATGTTGATGCAAAAGAGAAAGAAGCTGTTTTGGACACCATGTGCAGCTCATTGTATAGATCTAATGTTGGAGGATTTTGAGAAAAAGATTGAAGAACATAAGGTGACAATTACAAAGGGAAGAAAGATAACAAGTTTCATCTATAATAG GTCACGACTAATTTGCTTGTTGAAAGAGTTTACAAAAGGGAAAGAGCTCCTTAGGCCTGGAGCAACTAGATTTGCCACATCTTATCTTACACTTGGTCGCTTGTTTGAGCTGAAAAGTGCATTGATCTCATTTTTTGCATCTGAAAAATGGTTGTCTACTAACTATGCAAGTACTGACACCGGAAAAGATGTTGAGGATATAGTTATGGACACTGCAGGATTTTGGTCATCAGTTATCACATGCCTTAGGGCTGCAAAACCCTTAATGAAGGTTCTTCGATTGGTTGATTCAGATTCTAAACCAGCTATGGGCTTCATTTACCAAGCCATGGTAAATGCAAAGAAAGAAATTAAAGCAAACTTCAAAGATATCCAAACAAG GTATGTACCTATTTATGATATCATTGATGATAGATGGTATAATCAGATGAATAGGGCACAACATGTGGCGGGTTATTACTTGAACCCACAGATGCAATATAGTGATGATTTTGAGAATAATGGTTGGATCAAAAGTGGATTGTACATGTGCCTAGAAAGAATATGTGGTGCTGATGAGAACCTAGCGAAGACGATTGATTGTCAGTTTGATCAATTCACTAATGCAAGAGGTCACTTTGGTCTTAATGTAGCTAAGCTAACAAGGAAAGAAAAATCACCGGTTGATTGGTGGGATTCCTATGGAGATGACACGCCCGAGTTGAAAAATTTTGCAATGAGAATTTTGAGCTTGACATGTTCTTCATCTGGTTGTGAAAGGAATTGGAGTGCCTTTGAGATG GTACATTCTAAGAGAAGAAACCGACTACAACAACAAAAGATGAATGATCTTGTGTATGTTATGTACAATTTGAAGCTGAATGGAAGAGATGAAAATAAAGGAAAGGGGCATGATGGACTTGAGACATTAAATCTTGATGATGTTAGTTCTGACGATGAATGGATTACTGAAGAACCGTCTTCTATTCATGAtgtaaatgatgatgatgattttctTGAAAGGGCTATAAGAGATCAATTGT GTGCGGGTGATCGAAGAGATTTAGGAGAAGATATTTTGGATTTAGAAGAGGAAGATGATTTGGATGCACAATTTGTTATGTTAGACTAG